From one Brevundimonas sp. PAMC22021 genomic stretch:
- a CDS encoding exodeoxyribonuclease VII small subunit, whose protein sequence is MSDAAPSVPSNLSFEDALARLETIVSRLESGQAPLEESITLYEEGARLKAHCESRLKAAQLRVEKIVVGPDGQPKGVQPAEFG, encoded by the coding sequence ATGAGCGACGCCGCCCCTTCCGTGCCTTCCAACCTGAGTTTCGAGGACGCCCTTGCGCGGCTTGAGACCATCGTCTCACGTCTCGAATCCGGCCAGGCGCCGCTGGAGGAATCCATCACCCTGTATGAAGAGGGGGCGCGGCTGAAGGCGCATTGCGAAAGCCGGCTGAAGGCGGCGCAGCTTCGCGTCGAGAAGATCGTGGTCGGTCCCGACGGCCAGCCGAAAGGCGTGCAACCGGCGGAGTTCGGCTGA
- a CDS encoding histidine phosphatase family protein, whose protein sequence is MPSTVLSLQSSEPPASPAALPAVLNPPAPRTGAIILTRHGEPALSRKCRLSAREYGEWWGRYEVGGLRAGQTPPAALLAAAEGAGAIYASTRQRAQETASAVAAGREVMSDALFIEAPLPPPPFPDWIRLSPRNWGGVSRFWWHVFNHHGGQETRLEAEARARQAAAVLIRRAEGGQSVLVFAHGYFNHMVGRCLKAAGWRLVHNQGFKYWSQRRYEKG, encoded by the coding sequence ATGCCCAGCACCGTTCTGTCCCTGCAGTCCTCTGAGCCGCCCGCGTCGCCAGCGGCGCTCCCGGCCGTGCTGAACCCGCCTGCGCCTCGCACCGGCGCCATCATCCTGACCCGGCACGGCGAGCCCGCCCTGTCGCGCAAGTGCCGGCTCAGCGCGCGCGAGTACGGCGAATGGTGGGGCCGTTACGAAGTCGGGGGTCTGCGCGCTGGCCAGACGCCGCCCGCTGCCCTGCTGGCCGCCGCCGAGGGCGCCGGCGCCATCTACGCCTCCACCCGCCAGCGCGCGCAGGAGACGGCCAGCGCCGTTGCGGCCGGGCGCGAGGTGATGAGCGACGCCCTGTTTATCGAGGCGCCGCTGCCGCCGCCGCCGTTTCCGGACTGGATCAGGCTGTCGCCGCGCAACTGGGGCGGCGTGTCGCGCTTCTGGTGGCACGTCTTCAATCACCACGGCGGCCAAGAAACCCGACTGGAGGCCGAGGCGCGCGCACGTCAGGCCGCCGCGGTGCTGATCCGCCGGGCCGAGGGCGGTCAAAGCGTGCTGGTGTTCGCCCACGGCTATTTCAACCACATGGTAGGCCGCTGCCTGAAGGCCGCCGGCTGGCGACTGGTGCATAACCAGGGCTTCAAATACTGGTCTCAACGCCGCTACGAAAAGGGCTGA
- a CDS encoding histone deacetylase family protein, producing MPVTLFTHPDMLEHLTGEGHPEKPGRLKAVLDAVDDAGLGKDRRFAGEASVEDLERVHPSAYVARLLKASPAEGVNQLDADTLLSPGSMRAGRLAAGAAVDAVRAVARGEMKRAFAAVRPPGHHAEPDRAMGFCLFSSVAVAARVAQAEGFARVAVVDFDVHHGNGTQAAFEADDSLFLASIHQMPLYPGTGAPDEIGVDNIVNAPVPPHAARESWRATFAGGLMGPLEAFRPDLILISAGFDAHRRDPLAHQSLEPEDFAWATRAVLEVARRACGGMVVSSLEGGYDLEGLSRSAVAHLEALGED from the coding sequence ATGCCCGTGACCCTGTTCACCCATCCCGACATGCTGGAACACCTGACCGGCGAGGGACATCCCGAGAAGCCCGGCCGGCTGAAGGCCGTCCTTGACGCCGTCGACGACGCAGGGCTCGGCAAGGATCGCCGATTCGCCGGCGAGGCTTCGGTCGAGGACCTGGAGCGGGTGCATCCGTCCGCCTATGTCGCGCGCCTGCTGAAGGCGTCGCCGGCTGAGGGCGTGAACCAGCTGGACGCCGACACCCTGCTGTCTCCGGGCAGCATGCGCGCGGGCCGGCTGGCCGCCGGCGCCGCCGTCGATGCGGTGCGGGCCGTGGCGCGGGGCGAGATGAAGCGCGCCTTTGCCGCCGTTCGCCCGCCCGGCCACCATGCCGAGCCCGACCGCGCGATGGGCTTTTGCCTGTTTTCCTCGGTCGCGGTCGCCGCGCGCGTCGCCCAGGCGGAGGGGTTCGCCCGCGTCGCCGTGGTCGATTTCGACGTGCACCACGGCAACGGCACCCAGGCGGCGTTCGAGGCCGACGACAGCCTGTTCCTGGCCTCCATTCACCAGATGCCGCTCTATCCCGGCACGGGCGCGCCCGACGAGATCGGCGTCGACAACATCGTCAATGCGCCGGTGCCGCCGCACGCCGCGCGCGAATCATGGCGCGCGACCTTTGCCGGCGGGCTGATGGGACCACTTGAGGCGTTCCGCCCCGATCTGATCCTGATCTCGGCCGGTTTCGACGCGCACCGCCGCGATCCCCTGGCGCATCAGTCGCTGGAGCCGGAGGATTTCGCCTGGGCGACGCGCGCGGTGCTGGAAGTGGCTCGACGCGCCTGCGGCGGCATGGTTGTCTCCTCTCTCGAGGGCGGCTACGACCTTGAAGGGTTGAGCCGTTCGGCGGTCGCCCACTTAGAGGCGTTGGGGGAGGACTAA
- a CDS encoding tRNA-binding protein — MGAAPVADRIAFDDFQKVDIRIGQVLAADAFPEARKPAYKLTIDFGPEIGTRRSSAQITRHYTPEQLVGRKVAAVVNFAPRQIGPFMSEVLTLGFPDADGEVVLVGVDRDAPLGGRLF; from the coding sequence ATGGGCGCGGCGCCGGTCGCTGACCGCATCGCGTTTGACGACTTCCAGAAGGTCGATATCCGTATCGGCCAGGTGCTGGCGGCCGACGCCTTTCCAGAGGCACGCAAGCCCGCCTACAAGCTGACCATCGACTTCGGTCCGGAGATCGGCACGCGACGCTCCTCGGCCCAGATCACCCGCCACTACACGCCCGAGCAACTGGTGGGCCGCAAGGTGGCGGCGGTGGTCAACTTCGCTCCGCGCCAGATCGGCCCGTTCATGAGCGAGGTGCTGACGCTGGGCTTTCCGGACGCTGACGGCGAGGTGGTGCTGGTCGGCGTCGACCGCGACGCGCCGCTGGGCGGAAGGCTGTTCTGA
- a CDS encoding GFA family protein, producing the protein MSGGEPMALEATCHCGDTRIVLPEHPTQAARCNCTFCQRTGAVWAYYDVGQIDVREDRSRQDYGTNPQVGLHHFCGRCGMHTWGESVDWSGGKAAPQDDGGAPRYSKHQVNLNLVDGLDWSRIEVEKMNGRTDW; encoded by the coding sequence GTGAGCGGAGGCGAGCCGATGGCCCTGGAAGCGACCTGTCACTGCGGGGACACCCGAATCGTTCTGCCCGAGCATCCGACCCAGGCGGCGCGATGCAACTGCACATTCTGCCAGAGGACCGGCGCGGTCTGGGCCTACTATGACGTCGGCCAGATCGATGTGCGCGAGGACCGGAGCAGACAAGACTACGGCACCAACCCGCAGGTGGGACTGCACCACTTCTGCGGACGCTGCGGCATGCACACCTGGGGCGAGTCCGTCGACTGGAGCGGCGGCAAGGCCGCCCCGCAGGACGATGGCGGGGCGCCCCGCTACAGCAAGCACCAGGTCAACCTGAACCTCGTCGATGGACTGGACTGGTCCCGCATCGAGGTGGAGAAGATGAACGGCCGAACCGACTGGTAG